The Bdellovibrio sp. NC01 genome includes the window TGGGTTCATTCTTATTATTTGATGAATCAAATCCTGCAGAGCTTGAATCGCATGAAGATAAAAAGAACACGTTCGTGTTTCGCTTCGGTGATGAAGTGGAACCGTTGCGCGAAGTTGAAAAGAAATATGTGCAGTTCGTTTACGAGCGTCACAATCGCGCTAAGGAATTAACAGCGAAAGCTTTGGGTATTGATCGTAAGACCTTGTACCGTAAGCTTCAGGAAATTGACCCCGCTCTGCCATAAGATTTGGGGTGAAAGTCATCCCTTGGTAGGGAATTTCACCCCGTAAAATTGTTAAAACGCAATAAAGAGCATTTGATAGTTGGTTTCCCATTTGCACTTCCTCTTCAGCAGAAGGGGAAACATTATGCTAGATCCAAAACCGACACTGCAAAGATACCACGAAAATTTTTTGGGTTTATCTTCGATTGAACGAATCAGAAACGCCGACATCTTGTCGAATTTGTTGTCTGATTCCTACTTCATGCTTTTAAAAACTCAAAACTGTCATTGGAACGTCACAGGTCCAACCTTCAAATCTCTTCATCAGCTTTTTGAAGAACAATATAAAGAGTTATTCAAGGCGATTGATGAAATCGCAGAACGTATTCGCGGCTTGGGCGAATACACTCCGGCAAGTTTTATTGATTTTTCAGAACGTTCGCAAATCAAAGAACGTCGCGAGCATGCTGATTATATGGATATGTTGCGTGATTTGGGTGTGTCGACTCAGATTATGATCAATCGCTTGCGCGACTTCATTCGTGATATCGACACTTCTGAAGATTCAGTGACACATGATTTGTTAGTGCGTCGCTTGGCCGTCCATGAGAAGAATCTGTGGATGATTCAATCTTTCACGAGCTAAAAAGATCAAGCGACTTCAAATTCGATTTCAATTTGTTTTTGTACGTCCTGCATAGACGTGCGGGGAGCTCTGCCCGATTTCGGG containing:
- a CDS encoding Dps family protein → MLDPKPTLQRYHENFLGLSSIERIRNADILSNLLSDSYFMLLKTQNCHWNVTGPTFKSLHQLFEEQYKELFKAIDEIAERIRGLGEYTPASFIDFSERSQIKERREHADYMDMLRDLGVSTQIMINRLRDFIRDIDTSEDSVTHDLLVRRLAVHEKNLWMIQSFTS